Within the Saccharomonospora amisosensis genome, the region CGCATGAAAACCGCATGAAAACCGCATGAAAGCCGCGTGAAAGCCACAGCCATGGACAAGCTTTTCGATTTCGAGCTCACCGCGCGCCTGCTCGGTCTCGACTTCGTGCAGACAGCACTGCTGGCCGCCGCCGTGCTCGGGATACTTGCGGGCACCCTCGGTCCGCTCATCGTCATCCGCAGGATGTCCTTCGCCGTTCACGGCACCGCGGAACTGGCGTTCACCGGCGCGGCCGCGGCGCTGCTGCTCGGTGTCGGCATCAGCTACGGCGCACTGGCCGGTGCCGTCGTCGCCGCGTTGCTGCTCGGGCTGCTGGGCAGCCGGGAGTCCGACCGCGACTCCGTGATCGGGGTGATCCTTTCGTTCGGGCTGGGCCTTGGTGTGTTGCTGCTGTGGTACTACCCCGGCCGAGCGGCGAACAAGTTCGGCATCCTCGTCGGGCAGATCGTCGCGGTGGAGCCGACGGACCTGCTGGCGCTCGTCGTGGCGGCGATCGCGGTGCTGGTCGTGCTCGCCGTGATCTACCGGCCTCTCCTGTTCGCCAGTGTCGACCCCGGCGTCGCGGTGGCCCGCGGCGTTCCCGTTCACCTGCTCTCACCGCTGTTCGCCGTGCTCATCGGGGTGGCGACAGCGTTGGGCGTGCAGATCGTGGGCGCGTTGTTGGTGGTCGCGCTCATGGTGACTCCCGCGGCCGCGGCCGCGAGGCTCACCGCCAGCCCGCTGCGGGCAACGCTGCTCGCCATCGCCTTCGCCGAGACGGCCGCGCTCGGCGGCATCGTGCTTTCGCTGGCCCCCAGCGCACCGGTCAGCTTCTTCGTCACGGCGATCTCGTTCACGATCTACCTCGTCGCGAGGGTGATCGAGTACGTGCGGGGCAGGCAACGCCGGGTGGTCAGCGGATCGGTCGCCGCGCCATCGCCTGCCGTGCCTGCTGTAGAAACCCCTCATCGATGAACGGCAACGTGCTCGCCGCCACGGAGCGTTCGACGGCCTGCACGACGACAACCTCGGCGTCGGTGAACGCGTTCAGCACCGTGCGTTCGTAATCGGCCATGGACGGATAGCCCAGTATCGTCAGGTCGCTGAACCCGGCGGGCAGGTACCGCGACGATGCGAGGGCGAACGAGTCACCGAACACGAGCGTCTTGCTGTTCACCGTCTGCTCGATGGGGCTCGCCGTGTGGTGTTGTGGTCGCTCCAGGTCGAGTAACGGCTCGGTGGTTCGGTCGGTTTGGCCGTCGGGGCGTAGTTCGTAGCGCAACGTGGACTTCTTCTCCGACCTGCCGAGCATCCTTGGCAGGTCGGCGGTGCCGGTGACCCAGCCGACCCCGGCGGCCCGCCACGCTTCGGTCACCCCTGGCTGAACCGCCTCCGCGACGGCGCGGGTGAGCACGATCGCGCCCTCGTCGGTCCAGTGCGTGTCGTTGCGGAAGTACACCGGCCTGCCGAGCAGTTGCGCCTGCGCCGCCAGCTCGTCCCTGATGTCGACGACGTAGTCGCGGCTGCCCGCGAGCCGCCAGAACTCCTGGCTCGCCAGTCGGGAGCACTGCTTGCCCGCGTAGGAATCCGGCAGGTGCTGCGGTGCCATCGTCGTCTTGTCGGGGGCGATCACGAACACGAACCTGCGACCCGAGCTTTCCACCGCCTCGCGGAGCCGGTCGATGCGCGCGAAGGTCTGCTCCATCGGCCGCTGCGGCTCGCATTTGCCGTCGACGTCGAAACCGTAGTACAGCCAGCCGTCCCCGCCCTCGATCACCCGCCGGTAGCCGGGTTCGGTGTGCGGCGTGTCCTGCCCGGGGACCTGGCCTGCCGGGGGTGACTGCGGGCTTCCAGGAAGCGGTCCCGGATTGCCTGTGCCGCCCTGGTCGAAGGGTGCGGGCTCGCCGAAGAACGTCCTGCTGATCGCGTCGGCGGCAGTGACGGCGCCCGCACGGAAGACTAGCTGGTCGGTCGCCCAGGTCGGCAGGTCGGTGAAGAACGACCAGCCCGCCGCGATGCTGGGAAAGCCGGCGAGCGGGTGGTTCTCGATCTCGGCGGGGCGTGCGCCGCCCAGCCACATCAGGTTGGGGGCGGCGAAGAAGATCAACGCGCAGATCAGGGCGGTCAGTTGCCTGCCGCCGTGCCGTGGCCGATGCAGGGAGTGCTCGCGAGGCAGCCAGGCTTCGTGCACGGCGGGCAGTTGCTGCGGTCGGTTCGGCACGCCACAACGTTAGCCACAGCGGCTGCCTCGGCGGGCGGCTAATGCAACATCAGCAGAACCTGCAACTCGCCAACGACGAAACCGATCACGCCGCCGACCGCGATGAGCTTCCACTCGTCCTGCCGAAACGCCGGTCGCAGCAGCTCCTCGTACTCAACCGGTGTGAGCCGCAGCATGCGATCCTCCACCATGTTCGCCACGTCCATTGCCCTGGTGAGGTAGTCCTCCGCGTGCCGCACGGTGTCGGGGAGCCTGCGCAGCGCTCGCTCCGACGCGGCGCGCTTGATCTCCTCAAGTCGTCGCCTGCCGACGGCTACACCTGTCAGCGGCCGCGCCGCCTCCGCCTGCTGCTCCACGGCCTCGGCGACCATCCGGCGCACCATCGCGACCAGCCGGTCGGAACGCGGTCCGCGCAGAATCGCATCCATCAGATTCGGCACGGTAAGCAACTCGTTAGCGATCATCTCGCCGTACTGCCTGGCCACTTCCGCACGCCTGCGCTGGAACTTGCCGTGCAGCGTGAAACGGCCGAACCGGATCGGTTCCCTCGGCACGAAGATGAGTTTGATGGCAAGCCAGTCGGTGAACAGGCCGATCGAGGCGCCGAAGATCGGCATCACAATCGGGTTCTTGGTCAGCGCCCACACCACCGATTGCACGATGCCGAGAACGAAACCGAAGTAGATGCCGGAGCGGGCGATGAAGGCCATCTCGGGCCTCGACGTCTCCCTGATCAGCCGCACAAGCAGGGCCTTGTCGGAGGTGAGGCGCCGCACGCTCATGTGCTTGACGTCGAGCACCTCGTCGAGGTTGGTCCTCAGCTCGTCCATCACCTGCCGTACGAGCCGGGGTGAGCTCGCCTGGAGCTGTTTGATGAGCAGCTCCCGCGCCATCTGGGGCAGCGCCTCCCACAGTTTCGGGTGGCACTCGGTCAGTACGTCGCGGGCTATCTCGTCGACGGCTCGCAGCAGGGGCTGTTCGATCTCCCTGGTGATCCGGTCGGGGTCGATCCGGTCGAACACGTCCCGGATGTCGAGCAGGTTGGAGGTGAGCAGGTCGGTGGCGACCGCGGCCATCCTGCCGCCGTGCCGTGGAACCACTCCCTGCCAGCCGAGAAAGGTGCCCTTGATACCGACGAACTCCAGCGGTCTGAACATCATCTCGATGGCGACACGCTTGGTGACGTAGCCGATCAGCGCGGCCACCACCGGGATCGCCGCATACAGTGGCCAGTTCTGGGCGAGGTCGTCGAGAACCGCTTCCATCCGCTGGCCTCCCTCCCGCTGCCTGCTTGTGTGGTCACTTCCGGCAGGCTCAGCTCACCGTAGCCGGAACTCGTCGAATGGGTCCGTTCGGAGGTATGGGATTGGGCTTGTGGACTCACTAAGGTTGCCGAATGGCAGAAGCTGAAGCACCCCCGAACCCCAACAGGAACTCCGCGTTCGCGACCGCCTTTCGTGGTTACGACCAGGCGCAGGTCGACGAGTACGTCAAGAAGCTCAGTGACGAACTGGTCGCCGCGGCGAAACACCGCGACGAGGCGAGCGCCTCGGTAGCCGAGCTGACGAAGGCGCTGAGCTACGCGCAGACCGAACTGGCCGACGCCAAGGCGGCGCTCACCCGCATGGTCGAGGACCCGGCCGGGCCCGCGGCGATGACCGAGCGGGTCAAGACGATGATGCAGTTGGCCGAGGACGAGATCGCGGAGCTGCGGGCCAAGGCCGAGCAGGAGGCCGCGGCCACCAGGGAAGCCGCCGACTCCTATGCGGACAAAACGAGGCAAAAGGCCCAGGAGGAGGCGGAACGGCTCGCAGAGGAGGCCAAGCAGCGGCGGGACGCGCTCGACAAGGAAGCCGAGGAGCGGCGCACCACACAGGCGCGCGAGACAGAGGAGGAACTGGCGGCCAAGCGTGCCGAGGCAGAGCAGGCCGCTGAGGAGTTGCGGCGCGAGGCCGAGCAGCGCGCCGACACGATGATCGCCGAGGCGGAGCGCAAGCTCGCCGACGCCGAGCAGAAGCGGACGGAGGCACTCGAACTGCGCGAGAAGGTGGCCGACCGGCTGGCTGCCAGCCACATCGCCCTGCGGGAAGCCATTGATCGGCTGGGGCCCGAGCCGGAGTCGGAGCTGGAGCAGGAGCCGGAGTCGGAGAAGCAGCCTGCCTGAGTGGGCTGACGCGGGGGCGTGCGACTGGGGAAGCGGCTCAGCGCACTTCGGAGATCGAGACGGGGCGCCGTTGCCGTCGGGAGAGCTCGCACGCCTCTGCGACGTAGAACGCCTCGAGCGCGTCCGCCGGGGTGCACGGGCTCGGGGAGTTGCCGGCGACCACATCGGTGAACGCGGCCAGCTCCCGGACATAGGCTGCCTGGAAGCGATCCAGGAAGTGTGGGTAGGCCGGGCCGGCAGGCCGTGGTATGCCCGGCTCGACGGAGGCAAGCGGGGTGCGTTCGTCCATTCCGACGGCGATACTGTCTCGCGATCCAAGTAGTTCGAGCCGCACGTCGTAACCCGCACCGTTGTAGCGCGTGGCCGACGCCAGCGCGATCGTGTCGTCGTCGAGCGTGAGTACGGCGGCGGCGGTGTCGACGTCGCCTGCCAACGCGAAGAACTCGGCGCCCCGGTTGGTTCCCAGCGCGTAGGCCTCGACCACTTCCCTGCCGGTGACCCAGCGGATCGCGTCGAAGTCGTGCACGCTGCAGTCTCTGAACAGCCCGCCGGAACGCGGGATGTACTCCGCGGGAGGGGGAGCAGGGTCCAGTGTGGTCGCCCGCAACGTGTGCACCCGGCCCAGCTTCCCTTCCGCGACGGCCGACCGGGCCGCCAGATGCCCGGGGTCGAACCGGCGCTGGAACCCGATCTGTACCTCGACGCCGCAACCCTTGGTTCGCTCGATGACATCGAGCGTGCCCGCGATGTCGGCGGCTACCGGCTTCTCGCAGAACACCGGGATACCCGTCTGGACTGCCCTGATGACGAGTTCGGGGTGCGCGTCCGTCGCCGTGGCCACCACCAGCCCGTCCGGTCGCATCGAGAACAACTCGTCGATACCGGCCGCGAACTCCATGCCGAGCGCGGCTGCCGTTGCCCTCGCGCGGGCAGGGTCGATGTCGGCGACCACAACGGACTCCACGGCGGGGAGGTCTCCGAGGATTCGCGCGTGTGCGGTGCCGATCCTGCCGGTGCCCGCGAGTCCCAAACGCATACTGTCGCCCTTTCGAGGTTGTTCAGCCGTGGGTCGGGAAGCCGAGGTCCACACCGTGGCGCTGTCGTGGCCACCTTGCGGTCACCGTCTTGGTGCGGGTGTAGAAGTGCACGCCGTGGCCGCCGTGGACGTGGGTGTCGCCGAACAGTGAGTCCTTCCAGCCGCCGAATGAGTAGTAGGCCATCGGCACGGGGATCGGCACGTTGATGCCGACCATCCCCACCGTCACTTCGCGCTGGAACCGGCGGGCGGCGAGCCCGTCACCGGTGAAGATCGCCACTCCGTTGCCGTAAGGGTTGGCGTTCACCAGTTCGACGGCCTCGTCGAAGGTCGGAACGCGGACCACGCACAGCACCGGCCCGAAAATCTCGTCGGTGTAGACCGACATCTCCGGCCGCACGTGATCGAACAGGGTCGGGCCGACCCAGAACCCGGTTTCGTGACCGGAAGGTGCCCGGCCGCGCCCGTCGACGACCGCCGTGGCGCCCTGCTCGACGCCGGCCGCGATGTAGGAGGTGACGCGGTCGCGCGCGGAGGCAGTAACCAGCGGACCCATCTCGGATTCGGGGTCGGTGCCGGGTCCGGTCCGCAGCGCCCGCGTGCGCTCGGCGATCGCGGTCACCAGTGCGTCGGCGATCTGGCCGACGGCCACGACCACGGAGATGGCCATACAGCGCTCGCCCGCGCTGCCGTAGCCCGCCGAGACGGCGGCGTCCGCCGCGACATCGACATCGGCGTCGGGCAGCACCACCATGTGGTTCTTGGCTCCGCCGAGCGCCTGAACCCGCTTGCCCGCCGCCGTGCCTCGCGCGTACACCTGCCTGGCTACCGGTGTGGAGCCGACGAAGGAGGCGGCCGCGACGCCGGGATGGTCGAGCAGCGCGCCCGCAGCCTCACCGTCTCCGTTGACCACATTGAGCACTCCCGGCGCAAGCCCCGCTTCGGCGAACAACTCGGCGAGCCGGATCGACGCCGACGGGTCGCGGTCGGATGGCTTGAGCACGAAGGTGTTGCCGCACGCGATGGCGATCGGAAACATCCACATCGGAACCATCACGGGGAAGTTGAAGGGCGTGATGCCCGCGACCACGCCCAGCGGGTGGCGCACCGAGTAGGCGTCGACGTCACGCGAGACCTGCTCGGAGTGCTCGCCCTTCAGCAACTGCCCGATTCCGCAGGCGAACTCGACCACCTCGAGCCCTCGCTGCACCTCACCGTGCGCGTCGGAGATCACCTTGCCGTGCTCGGCGGTGATCAGCTCGGCGAGTTCGGTTCGGTGGGCGTCCACGAGCTGCCGGAAGGCGAACAGCACCTTGGTGCGGGTCTGTAGTGAGCTGTCCGCCCATTCCCGCGCCGCCTTGGCGGCGGAGGCCACGGCGAGGTCCACATCGGCGCTGCCCGCGAGCACGACCTGCCTCGCGACGGCTCCCGTCGCGGGCTGGAACACCTCGCCGGTGCGGGTGGTGACGCCCGAGGTGTGGGCGTTGTCGATCCAGTGTTTCACCAGTTCAGCCACGGAAGAACAGCGCTCCTTCGATCGCGTTGGTCGCAACAGCTCAGTGCGAGGGTGGGCAGGTGGTGGCGCGTACGACAAGTGAGGGCCGCAGCAGGTGCCTCGCGGGTTCGTCGCGTCCCGCCCTGACCCGTTCCAGCAGCGCCTGCACGGCCAACCTGCCCATCTCCAGCCTCGGCTGGTCGACGGTGGTCAGCGAGACCCGTTTGAGGGCGGCCAGCGAGGTGTTGTCGTAGCCCACCACCGAGATGTCGTCGGGCACCCGCAGGCCTTCCTCCTCCAGCGCTGAGATCGCGCCGAAGGCGTTGAAGTCGTTGCCGCAGAACAGCGCGGTGGGCCAGGAGTCGCGCGTGGGCGTGCTGAGCAGCTGGCGAACCGCCTTCTCGCCCCCGGTGTCGGTGTGCTCGCTGGGCACCACGACAGGCGACAACCCGTGCGCCTCCATCGCGAGCCGGTAACCCTTGCGGCGCGCGGCTGCGGTGGTGGCCGTGCCACCATCGAGGTGCGCGATGCGCCGGTGTCCAAGGGAGATCAGGTGCTCGACGGCCAGCAGGGAACCCGCGACCCCGTCATCGTTAACAGTATCAACTGTGGACAGTCGGGAGCTTCTGGAGACGAGTACGACCGGGCACTTCTGTGCTGTGGCCTCAATGGCGGACGCCGCCACCACGGGGGAAAGCAGCACGATTCCCGCAGGGTGGAAGGAAAGCAGGCTGCGCAGTGCGGCCCGTTCCCTGCTGGGGCTTCGCGAGCCGGTGGTGAGCACGAGTTCGAACCCGGCCTCGCGTGCCGCCGCTTCCAGTCCCTCGATGACATCGGCGAAGAACGCGTTGCGCAGATCGGAGACCATCACGCCCAACACCGTGGAGGTGCGGCTGGCCAACGCTCTGGCCATGACGTGCGGCTGGTAGCCCAGCTCCTCGGCCGCGGCGAGCACCGCGGCTCTGCGCTGCTCGCTCACTTTCGGCGAGTTGTTGAAGACCAACGAGACCAGCGCACGGGACACGCCCGCCCGTGCGGCCACGTCCTCCATGGTCGGTCGCGCCAACGTGCCCTCCGGATTCGGGATTGATGCGGCGAATGGCCTTGACAGTGCCGTTCAGGACGCTACACGATTGTCGCGCTCCAACCAATAGAGCGCTCTAACTCGGGAGCGTTCGGCGCACCGAGCGGAAGGGTCAACGATGACGACGCCTGCGGGATTGCGAGTGGCTGGTGCGCCGATCTCATGGGGTGTCTGCGAGGTCCCTGGTTGGGGCAGGATGCTCGACGTGTCTACCGTGCTCTCCGAGTTGGCCGCGGTCGGCCTCACGGCCACCGAACTGGGGCCTCCCGGTTACCTGCCGAGGGAGCCAGCCGAGCTGAACGCGCTACTCGGTGCGCACGAACTGGGCCTGGTCGGCGGCTTTCTCGCGGTGCCGTTGCACGAGCGAGTGGATTCGGCGTTGGCGGCGGCTGAAGCGTCGGCGGCGTTGTTCGCGGCGGCAGGCGGCGACGTGCTGGTGCTCGCGGCCGCTACCGGGCTGGACGGTTACGACGAGCGACCCATGCTCGACGACACGAGCTGGCACGCGCTGGTCCGGACGGCCACGGCTATCGGCGACCTCGCGGCGAGCTACGGCGTCACCACGGTGCTGCACCCGCACGTGGGCA harbors:
- a CDS encoding metal ABC transporter permease; amino-acid sequence: MDKLFDFELTARLLGLDFVQTALLAAAVLGILAGTLGPLIVIRRMSFAVHGTAELAFTGAAAALLLGVGISYGALAGAVVAALLLGLLGSRESDRDSVIGVILSFGLGLGVLLLWYYPGRAANKFGILVGQIVAVEPTDLLALVVAAIAVLVVLAVIYRPLLFASVDPGVAVARGVPVHLLSPLFAVLIGVATALGVQIVGALLVVALMVTPAAAAARLTASPLRATLLAIAFAETAALGGIVLSLAPSAPVSFFVTAISFTIYLVARVIEYVRGRQRRVVSGSVAAPSPAVPAVETPHR
- a CDS encoding alginate O-acetyltransferase AlgX-related protein, producing the protein MPNRPQQLPAVHEAWLPREHSLHRPRHGGRQLTALICALIFFAAPNLMWLGGARPAEIENHPLAGFPSIAAGWSFFTDLPTWATDQLVFRAGAVTAADAISRTFFGEPAPFDQGGTGNPGPLPGSPQSPPAGQVPGQDTPHTEPGYRRVIEGGDGWLYYGFDVDGKCEPQRPMEQTFARIDRLREAVESSGRRFVFVIAPDKTTMAPQHLPDSYAGKQCSRLASQEFWRLAGSRDYVVDIRDELAAQAQLLGRPVYFRNDTHWTDEGAIVLTRAVAEAVQPGVTEAWRAAGVGWVTGTADLPRMLGRSEKKSTLRYELRPDGQTDRTTEPLLDLERPQHHTASPIEQTVNSKTLVFGDSFALASSRYLPAGFSDLTILGYPSMADYERTVLNAFTDAEVVVVQAVERSVAASTLPFIDEGFLQQARQAMARRPIR
- a CDS encoding DUF445 domain-containing protein: MEAVLDDLAQNWPLYAAIPVVAALIGYVTKRVAIEMMFRPLEFVGIKGTFLGWQGVVPRHGGRMAAVATDLLTSNLLDIRDVFDRIDPDRITREIEQPLLRAVDEIARDVLTECHPKLWEALPQMARELLIKQLQASSPRLVRQVMDELRTNLDEVLDVKHMSVRRLTSDKALLVRLIRETSRPEMAFIARSGIYFGFVLGIVQSVVWALTKNPIVMPIFGASIGLFTDWLAIKLIFVPREPIRFGRFTLHGKFQRRRAEVARQYGEMIANELLTVPNLMDAILRGPRSDRLVAMVRRMVAEAVEQQAEAARPLTGVAVGRRRLEEIKRAASERALRRLPDTVRHAEDYLTRAMDVANMVEDRMLRLTPVEYEELLRPAFRQDEWKLIAVGGVIGFVVGELQVLLMLH
- a CDS encoding DivIVA domain-containing protein, which produces MAEAEAPPNPNRNSAFATAFRGYDQAQVDEYVKKLSDELVAAAKHRDEASASVAELTKALSYAQTELADAKAALTRMVEDPAGPAAMTERVKTMMQLAEDEIAELRAKAEQEAAATREAADSYADKTRQKAQEEAERLAEEAKQRRDALDKEAEERRTTQARETEEELAAKRAEAEQAAEELRREAEQRADTMIAEAERKLADAEQKRTEALELREKVADRLAASHIALREAIDRLGPEPESELEQEPESEKQPA
- a CDS encoding Gfo/Idh/MocA family protein; translation: MRLGLAGTGRIGTAHARILGDLPAVESVVVADIDPARARATAAALGMEFAAGIDELFSMRPDGLVVATATDAHPELVIRAVQTGIPVFCEKPVAADIAGTLDVIERTKGCGVEVQIGFQRRFDPGHLAARSAVAEGKLGRVHTLRATTLDPAPPPAEYIPRSGGLFRDCSVHDFDAIRWVTGREVVEAYALGTNRGAEFFALAGDVDTAAAVLTLDDDTIALASATRYNGAGYDVRLELLGSRDSIAVGMDERTPLASVEPGIPRPAGPAYPHFLDRFQAAYVRELAAFTDVVAGNSPSPCTPADALEAFYVAEACELSRRQRRPVSISEVR
- a CDS encoding CoA-acylating methylmalonate-semialdehyde dehydrogenase, which produces MAELVKHWIDNAHTSGVTTRTGEVFQPATGAVARQVVLAGSADVDLAVASAAKAAREWADSSLQTRTKVLFAFRQLVDAHRTELAELITAEHGKVISDAHGEVQRGLEVVEFACGIGQLLKGEHSEQVSRDVDAYSVRHPLGVVAGITPFNFPVMVPMWMFPIAIACGNTFVLKPSDRDPSASIRLAELFAEAGLAPGVLNVVNGDGEAAGALLDHPGVAAASFVGSTPVARQVYARGTAAGKRVQALGGAKNHMVVLPDADVDVAADAAVSAGYGSAGERCMAISVVVAVGQIADALVTAIAERTRALRTGPGTDPESEMGPLVTASARDRVTSYIAAGVEQGATAVVDGRGRAPSGHETGFWVGPTLFDHVRPEMSVYTDEIFGPVLCVVRVPTFDEAVELVNANPYGNGVAIFTGDGLAARRFQREVTVGMVGINVPIPVPMAYYSFGGWKDSLFGDTHVHGGHGVHFYTRTKTVTARWPRQRHGVDLGFPTHG
- a CDS encoding LacI family DNA-binding transcriptional regulator; translated protein: MARPTMEDVAARAGVSRALVSLVFNNSPKVSEQRRAAVLAAAEELGYQPHVMARALASRTSTVLGVMVSDLRNAFFADVIEGLEAAAREAGFELVLTTGSRSPSRERAALRSLLSFHPAGIVLLSPVVAASAIEATAQKCPVVLVSRSSRLSTVDTVNDDGVAGSLLAVEHLISLGHRRIAHLDGGTATTAAARRKGYRLAMEAHGLSPVVVPSEHTDTGGEKAVRQLLSTPTRDSWPTALFCGNDFNAFGAISALEEEGLRVPDDISVVGYDNTSLAALKRVSLTTVDQPRLEMGRLAVQALLERVRAGRDEPARHLLRPSLVVRATTCPPSH
- a CDS encoding TIM barrel protein, translating into MTTPAGLRVAGAPISWGVCEVPGWGRMLDVSTVLSELAAVGLTATELGPPGYLPREPAELNALLGAHELGLVGGFLAVPLHERVDSALAAAEASAALFAAAGGDVLVLAAATGLDGYDERPMLDDTSWHALVRTATAIGDLAASYGVTTVLHPHVGTHVETRGEVERFLADCELPLCLDTGHLLIGGTDPVELARRYPERVGHVHLKDVRGELAQRVRAGELPYTAAVGQGLYVPLGEGDIDIEAMVRSVHDAGYRGWYVLEQDTALDEHDAVDLPGRAVARSLAHLTDVLGRLSAG